One stretch of Maylandia zebra isolate NMK-2024a linkage group LG13, Mzebra_GT3a, whole genome shotgun sequence DNA includes these proteins:
- the LOC101464391 gene encoding acylphosphatase-2 isoform X2, producing MTQPEAIWCRWTLKSSVTSRVCVCFRMYTEKEGLRLGLVGWVKNTYKGTVVGQVQGPADMVEEMKVWLSKEGSPTSRITRASFTNQRSIDKLELSGFKTRF from the exons atgactcaGCCGGAAGCAATCTGGTGTCGGTGGACTTTGAAATCTTCGGTCACGTCCAGGGTCT GCGTCTGCTTCCGAATG TACACAGAGAAGGAGGGTCTGCGGCTCGGGCTGGTCGGCTGGGTGAAGAACACCTACAAAGGGACGGTGGTGGGACAGGTGCAGGGTCCGGCTGACATGGTGGAGGAGAT GAAGGTGTGGCTGAGCAAAGAAGGAAGTCCCACCAGCCGGATCACCAGAGCCTCCTTCACCAACCAGAGGTCGATCGACAAGCTGGAGCTCTCCGGCTTCAAGACTCGCTTCTGA
- the LOC101464391 gene encoding acylphosphatase-2 isoform X1 has protein sequence MSADDSAGSNLVSVDFEIFGHVQGVCFRMYTEKEGLRLGLVGWVKNTYKGTVVGQVQGPADMVEEMKVWLSKEGSPTSRITRASFTNQRSIDKLELSGFKTRF, from the exons atgtctgctgatgactcaGCCGGAAGCAATCTGGTGTCGGTGGACTTTGAAATCTTCGGTCACGTCCAGG GCGTCTGCTTCCGAATG TACACAGAGAAGGAGGGTCTGCGGCTCGGGCTGGTCGGCTGGGTGAAGAACACCTACAAAGGGACGGTGGTGGGACAGGTGCAGGGTCCGGCTGACATGGTGGAGGAGAT GAAGGTGTGGCTGAGCAAAGAAGGAAGTCCCACCAGCCGGATCACCAGAGCCTCCTTCACCAACCAGAGGTCGATCGACAAGCTGGAGCTCTCCGGCTTCAAGACTCGCTTCTGA